The Oncorhynchus clarkii lewisi isolate Uvic-CL-2024 chromosome 20, UVic_Ocla_1.0, whole genome shotgun sequence nucleotide sequence TCTAATGCAAACCAGAGACCAAACGCCCCTTCTCGAATACCTCTAAAAACCCAAAGCGCGCTTCTCAAAGGCCGATAAGAAGAACATATCACGAAATAGGCCTACCCCTTCAACCACCGTCAACCAAAGCATTTAAATAACTGTATACATATATCCGAAATTAGTGCGCACATATGTATGTGTGGGCCTACTACAAACACAGCACACCTTTTACAAATGAGATTGAAAGAACGCGGCTATTCATTTCTTTATCAACTCAAAACCAGCCACTAACAAATGTCATAAGGCATTTGCAAGgtttctttctcttcctttctttctttcttttttctttcttttttctttctttcttttttctttctttctttctttctttctttctttctttctttctttctccctcccacacacacacgcacacgcgcgcacacacacacaattgcaaGTGTATTGTGTTTCCCTTAGCAAGTTCCCAAGAGAACGTTTATGCCCCTCGTGGTAATGGAATTTGGCGGTCCTATAGACAAACAAAGCAACATAGGACATTGAACTGTACCAACGCCCTCTTTCAGTTACAGTATATATCAGCCGGATTATAAACTTATAATAAATTTATTTTCGAAACTGCGATGGAGAGTGTAAGGATACGGCAATTTTATTTTCCCTCAGAAAATATTATCAACACGTCTGATTTTTGATACCCAAATGTTTCACTTTATTTGTCAATATATGCTAATTTTCTAAAAACCGCAGCGGGCATTGTTTAAGTGCAGAATATCTCAAATAAGTGAGTAAAAAGGCAGCAGCAAATGGTCAATTCGAAATAACAACAAATAATCCTTACACATGTTCGGTCTTTTATTTAAGGAGTTTCTGTTATGTTGTTGAAGAATACTGTTTTCACTGGTAAAGaccaagtaggctactggtaaAGTCATATTTCTGATGTAAATAGCTCCGATATAACCATTGCCAATGTTTGCCATTCACATCCTTGGTTCACAAGCACCCAACAGTTTTAAGGCCATATTACGCACGGTTGCGTACGCGTTTTAGTCCGTCTGCAATGTTGCCATAGTATATATCTATATCCAACAGTGACTCTGGAATAGTCCAACAACTTtaaaaaaacgtgtttttgccGCGTTGATGAGGAAACAGCTAATATATTCGTACAAGATGATCGAGTCTCAATGTGACGGTTTTCAATGAGAAATCCTTCTATTTTGCTGCATGGGACACAGACAGGTTTTCCCTTATCCCAAAAACACTGTAGGCTAGTGATCGACGTGATCAACTGTTAATCAACAAGCAGATCATCACGTTCAGCTACCAGGCCCGAATGCCCTGCAGAGTTCCTTGGCAGGCTGTTCCCTGCGGTGTTTGGGCCTGAGATTGCGACACGCCCAGGTTCGCCAGACCCATATTCATAAAAGCGTTAGCAGTAGAGTTGGGTGCTATAGTAGGCAGGCTAGAGTACGTGCATGAGTATGTGTTAGTATACACTGGATTATTGTAGGAATAAGCCGGATAGCCGTTATAACTATAGGGGCTGGCCGCTCCAACACTGTAGGATGTATTATAGTTCTGAGATCCAGCCAGGCAGGGCTTCCCATCCCGCACCAGCACTGGGACTGCCACTCTCCTAGGTGGGGGAAGATGGTGAGGGTGTCCGGCCATTTCTAGGGTCTTGTCCTGCCGCTGCCGTTTACACTTATACCTCCTGTTCTGGAACCAGATTTTGACCTGTGTGGAGGTCAGTTTCAAAGTGTTCGCCAGGTGTTCCCTCTCGGGGGCGGATAGGTAACGCTGCTGCTTGAAGCGCCGCTCAAGCTCGAACACCTGCGCCTGGGAGAAGAGCACGCGCGGTTTCCGCCGGGTCCTCTGCTGTTTTGGGAGTCTCTCCAAGTCGGAGTGCGCCTGCGGGGACTCCTCACAAGCCCTCACCTCCATTGCGCCACAAGCTTCtggagaaatagaggagagagggattttAATCATCTAACTTTGACAGATTAATCGAAATGTGCTATACATCCTAATCCTTGAGGTCCGCAGTAGCCTACATGCTGTTGTTGCCTGTTTTCTATAATTCCCATAGGCACTGATTCAGACATTGGATACCAGCAGTGAGGATTATATTGCTAATCAATTACACGAATATCAATTAACCACAAGGGGATATGAAATCAGATACCCATGTTTGTTCTTGAAATATAGTTGTTTTCATGTCGTCATGTCCTAtgtgtttcttttttttatatCTTAATGGAATCCTCTGAATAAAGGGTAGGCCTAAATACATTAAATAATTAGGTAATATTCAAACATATTCAATATGTAAATACATTAAATAATTAGGTAATATTCAAACATATTCAATcattaaatacattaaataaTTAGGTAATATTCAAACATATTCAATATGTAAATACATTAATTTAAATAATTAGGTAATATTCAAACATATTCAATATGTAAATACATTAAATAATTAGGTAATATTCAAACATATTCAATCAGTAAATACATTAAATAATTAGGTAATATTCAAAGATATTCAATATGTAAATACATAAAATAATTAGGGCCTAGTTAAAGTTGGTCCAATAACAAATACGGTAGTCTAGTCTAGTCATTTCAGCTCATTGTGTAGCCTAAGTGTGTagctgacaacaacaacaaaatatgcCTCTTTAAATTATTTGATAAAACTGATCATTTAGGATTGTATTATATCTGGTTATTCGGTCATGCATAATTgtcaaaaacgttttttttcttctccaaaacGATGTATCCTTTATTTACATACGATCCCTGTATGTAGATGATATCGTCGTTAAACTGAAGTAGTCTAGTCTGTGGTAGTCTAGTTAAATGGAAGAAGAAATATGAATGAATTAGGCCTATATTTATGGGTGCTTTGTGGGTGAATTATCATGCAACCGAATTTAATACACGAGACTGATAACCTAGACTAATGCAATCCTACTGAAcctaaaataatataatataatacaatacttTCTTTCAGAATTAAATGGATAGGCTATGTTGGTAATCCAGGAATCACCCACTCACTGGCTTCTATGTCCTCTTGCTCAACCTCCAGACTGGTGTCGGCTGAAACGAATATCTCCCCGGCTAGACCCGTCTCCATCAGCCGCTCCTGAACCGTCAGACTACTCAGGTAGGccattctctcctcttcttccgagAGCCCGGGACTGGGGCTGTTCCTGTCCCTGCCGGCCAGCATACAAGACGGGGGCGACTGGAGAGTGTATTGGTGCTGCTGTGGACCCAGGTGAGAGCGCTCATGGTGCGGCCCACGGTGTGAGGCAAGCCGCTGTTGTTGAGCATGCTGCTGAAGCTCCAACTTCAGTATGTCCTTGACTGAGAACGGCGTGGTGGAGGCAGAAATAACAGGGCTAGGAAGCATTATTATCATAGGCTCCGATTCGTTCACATGAAGTAGGAATTATAGTCCCTTGGTGAAGTGGCTCATCCGAGCATAAAGAACTCCTCAAGCAGGTGTTTGTTTGGATAGACGGTATTGAAGGTAAACGGATCCAAAAGGGGGTCTATTCGTCTCTGAGAAAAAAAACTACAGTTGCCTAAAGGATTGCTGCGCCTTGCTTTTTATTCGTGGAGTTATGCGAAGGAGGACTGGCTTGTTTCGTGAAGTGACAGCTCTCATCTCTCTACTCTGTGCTCTCTGCCTCGGCTGCTGTGTGTGTTTAGCTAGCTGAGGGATTTGGTTAGACGCAGTTTCTGTTTTGTTGGCGGACCCAAGACGGACGCTCCTTTCCTCCGTTACGTCACGATAAAATGGGATGGGTGACTGCATGGCGCGAGGGCGCAAGCTCTTCTCTGTATTTAGCGTTTAGAGAAGATTATCAAGTAGCAACTATTGAAatgttttattatgttacagGATCCCTACGCCGAAATAAACACATCGCGTTATTTCAattggacatttaaaaaaaaagtaggaTCTAGGCTAGAATAATGTGAATCTGGTATCAGCCCTCAGAAACGCTTCATGCAGTATCTGGACAGGTAGGAAACCTGTTTTAATCATGGTTTGCATATAGTCCACATTGAATTATGTATAAATGGAATAGTAACCGTATGAAACTATAATGAACTCAACATAGTTGCAGCCGTCCTCATTATACAAATAGAAGACGAATGTGTCGGTGTCTCTAGAGAGAGACatttgagtcagtgtgtgtgcaggCCTGCACGGTTGAGACTGTTTCTTTTTGACTGTTTTAATAGGCTAATAAAACGTATCTGCTGATAAGAGGAATACGGATAGGTTATTAACGACAGCTTATTAACGACACATTCATTATCTGTTGCTATCAGTCTTGTTTCCGATTTAAACGCACTGTATCTCTCTCAGGGCTACTCTTCCCATCATCACAAACTCATAGATATTACAAATCTCATTTCCCTCTTTCCACACACCAcacatgtgtgggtgtgtgtgtgtgtgtgtgtgggggggggggggggttacctcGTATTTTTGAAAAACAAAATGCTGATATTTTCTCCGTACTTTAATACAACAAATAAATAAAGACTTACAAGGGAATCCTGGCAAACTATAAAGCCCCGCATtaattcaaacacattttagttTCCATCACATCGGCGCTTAGAGTTGGAAGAAACATTTCCTTTTTTTTTCATAGATTTGTGTTGAAAATATGATAATGAAACGTAGCCTATAGATTGTATTTATATTAAATTGATCCAAATTATAATAATAGGCATACGTATGAATAATAATATTAGGTCTACAGGCATTTACGCTGTTATTTCACAGTCTGTCATTTTGCATGCTTGTGTGAGTAATTCATTTCTCGTTTGAATTGATGAAGTCAAACATATAGCTCTGAAGTTCTTATACACATTGGCTCATCTAAATCGGAACAATTTCAATAATGTGTTGAATATATGTTTCTGGCCTAGTTGATTGGTTCACGACTGAAAGTTAAACACGCAGTTAATTATGTAGATTTTGGCTGCATGTGTATGTGGACAGGATCCAGACCTGACAGTTTCTCACCCTATATTATCCACTGGGTCTGCTGACTCCACTCGCCTCTCGCcgaggacagacagaaaacagagcaCAACTGAGACTATTTGCAATATTATTAACTTTTCTGAATGCCTTGGTCCTCTCATTTGGACCATATACGTCTGTCTCAAGACAGATGCAGGAGAGGGGCCTAGACTGTACAACATAAACAATTAGACCCATACATGGACGATGATACAAtacagtggaacacacacacacacacacacacacacacacacacacacacacacacacacacacacacacacacacacacacacacacacacacactgcttaggGACCGCGATTTAATAGCCTGTATTGGTGTATTATATGTCTTCTCAGTAATATCTGTCCCACTGTCTGCGAGCAAACGTCATCGTAGTTCCAGAGAGCAATCAGAGATGTTGTATTAGTTGTAATgctacacctctcctctcctctcgtcgcCTGTCTACAGTGGCCAGGACAGGCGCCAGGGACAAAAGCCCCGGTAGCGCCTAAACCATgcggagaaagggggagagaaagacaataatAATCCCATCCGCTCGCCATCAGCAGAGTGCTGTTTAGATTAGAGGAGCGTCTCCCCCAGCCACTCAAGATGTATGTCTTTAAAACTGCCCATTTGAGAGATCGAGAAGGGAAAGACGGGAAGAGAGgacaaggggagagaggggagggcaatAAACCCCATCCGTGTGCACTTGTGTTTCCCAAAACAAAGTCCTCCATTACGGTTTTAGTTGCTTGTATTACCCTATATTGGCTAACTGCAATGTGGTTACGCCGCAAGGAAAATGTGGAGCAATCTGACTGAAACAGAGGATGTTTATGGGTATTTTAACTTAGCCTACTTAAGGGACGCAGAAAATGTAGCCTACACATGCATTTAGGTGGATTTATTGACTCCCAAAACACGACCGGGTGAGCCAAAGGTTTACACCCGTCTGTTTATTTACAATTGTAATACTTCACTTTTACAAGCCATGGCAAAATAACGTTTGTGATAATAATATGTGTGAACTGTTATGGGAGAGATAATGTCGAGTATTTTCCTTTCTCCGGGCCTAAATACGCTCTGACGGCGTGTGTTCAATAGTGCGAGGCAGGCAGACATGGTTGCTAGAGATATTTCTAATTCATCATGAGATAGGCCTATCTCACCACTGCTGACATCAGGATCCTAGGCGGCATGGTTGGACTGTAAAGTCGGTTACTTTCTGACGAATGATTTTAGGTTTATATCTCTATACCTCATCATACCACCAAACAATATTATTATTTCAATAGCCTAATAGAATAGCATAAGagttacacaaatattaatttgcatTGACCTATAGGGCAAAAACGAGTCCCATTTCTATAACGTGCGATTTTTAGGTTAATTATACTCGTTTTGATGTCCTTCTATCACGTTTTGTCGAGTTAatgttgtttatgtatgtgttTAACAGCTATTATCGTGTCAATCAGAGCAACCTCGCGGCCTCTGCCCTCCCTGGTCAGCTAAGCGCCACGGATCACTAATGCACCTTGCTAATGGTGTTATTAGCACTGCAGATTGCcgacgcgcgcgcgcgcacacacacacacacacgcacacacgacgCAGGACGCAGGGCGAGATACGGCATAATTAAGTTAAAAACAAACAATCGAGCAACATTAGGCCTAAAGCATTAGCCTACATAAAACACCACAGCTAATGCAACGGTTTGAAAGACTGAAGAAagaatgccatttagcagacgcttttatccaaagcgaatTACAGTCATACGTGCAAATAGCTAACAGTTTGATTTATATTTCATCCAATACGCACGTCATTCCATTGTAATTATCCACTTTTCAACTTTGTGTAAACAAACGCGGGGATGAATGGTGTTATTTGTACATATATGCACGAATTGATTGTGAGACTGTGTTGCAGCCATGAGATAATTGAAAGTGTTCTGAAGAGGCCTATTCATTTCGTCCTTACACCATTTAGCCTAATACTATTCTTaataaaaatctctctctctctctctctctctctctctctctctctctctctctctctctctctctctctctctctctctctctctctctctctctctatatatatatatatatatatatatatatatataaagatagAGTTTCATTGGAAAAATGACTCCATAATATACATCGAAATAAAACTTAAACAAAATTAAACTTCAAAGTGAATTGTATTTACAGATATCATTGTAATGACTGCAATAATAGACTTATAAATCGAAATAAAACTTCAACAGATAGGCAAACTCGATTCATCACGTGCGTCCTGGCAGAGCCAATGGTCATGATTTAGACATAAATCTGTCAAAGAAAACAGACTAAGGCATTAATAAACTCTAAACTAAGACATTTACACACTGGCCACTTAGGGGCCTCCGCCCCCCGCCCCCCGCTAGGAACGTAGCTTTCCCAGAGAGAAGGGAATAGCCGTTAACTTTATCAGTGCTCCTTGCGTGCTACCTCAGCCCTGCCGCTGTCCCGAGCTCAGCTCCGTGTTTACGGGGCGGAAGAGCCTGTTTCCGGTCTCGAACAAACCCCAGAAGGACCCGCCATGGTGTCCGGGAGGCGACCTGAGGTGGATGTGACATTGACACACCGATACAACATCTCAATCATGATTCGGGTAGGTGGAGGTTAGGCTGGGAGGTCAGGGCAAGACAGAGCTGAGAGATAAAGACATATGCCTATAAGGACGGACCTCAAGCCCAAGGTTTCCTATGTCTCTATCTTCAGCCCAAGAACCACTTAAAAGACAGACGGGTTAGTCAGCAGAACAATTAAACATCTTTAAGAGATGTTCCTCCAAATTAAGCACAGGAGCTGTATACAAAATGTCATGAAATAACGTCAGAACAAACATCATATCACACTGGGGAGCAGCAAACAGTGCAAGTACATTTATTTCATTTGCAATGTAGCTAGTAGCGCTAGTTCACATCAACTCACAAATGACGAAAGTaggtgtctcactctctctccataagATAATTACACAGACATAATTAAGATAATTACACAGACATAATTAAGACAATTACACAGACATAATTAAGATAATTACACAGACATAATTAAGATAATTACACAGACATTATTAAGATAATTACACAGACATAATTAAGACAATTACACAGACATAATTAAGATAATTATACAGACATAATTACATTCATAAAATATAGAGTTACATGTAGCTCAACAAGGTATGATGAAGTGCCAgtcatcccacctggccaacttCCACATGTTAGCACCTGTTCTTTCTGACAAGGctaacacctacacacacacacacacacacacacacacacacacacacacacacacacacacacacacacacacacacacacacacacacacacacacacacacacacacacacacacacacacacacacacacacacacacacacacacacacacacacacacacacacacacacacacacacacacacacacatacattttatA carries:
- the LOC139375686 gene encoding homeobox protein Nkx-2.5-like, with amino-acid sequence MIIMLPSPVISASTTPFSVKDILKLELQQHAQQQRLASHRGPHHERSHLGPQQHQYTLQSPPSCMLAGRDRNSPSPGLSEEEERMAYLSSLTVQERLMETGLAGEIFVSADTSLEVEQEDIEAKACGAMEVRACEESPQAHSDLERLPKQQRTRRKPRVLFSQAQVFELERRFKQQRYLSAPEREHLANTLKLTSTQVKIWFQNRRYKCKRQRQDKTLEMAGHPHHLPPPRRVAVPVLVRDGKPCLAGSQNYNTSYSVGAASPYSYNGYPAYSYNNPVYTNTYSCTYSSLPTIAPNSTANAFMNMGLANLGVSQSQAQTPQGTACQGTLQGIRAW